A stretch of Rhea pennata isolate bPtePen1 chromosome 18, bPtePen1.pri, whole genome shotgun sequence DNA encodes these proteins:
- the ANKMY1 gene encoding ankyrin repeat and MYND domain-containing protein 1: MEAGAERVSSQPAAEGGEEEAETAGGSWPGGGSGERYMGQFYVDHRHGKGICYWPDGSKFTGTFYLSHIEGYGTLEWKNGRKFQGLYKFDERFGPGIESYPDGYQDVGLWLRNHLIKLCTEVPGYFSLLDYPEHFRYVDASSQRKYISVEEDPFLRSYKHLPFHDKNILPEGVFGYSRNTDHLTLTRTFLKECDASYFQNTSKLSEEDLWPVANVTPLLVRMQMHIYKHRCCEAEFASDVSFILSGVRSTYGPPGPKELASEQLIQKAAKGDFDGVYTILRDELAHPDVADKHGYTALAAAAVNSHNDIVNLLLDSGADVNKYSDEGLSALSICFILYYPAESFKGNIAERNLHKYKENEQSQPSETTKLSEGIISKQKKRWATIQLLLCRGADPNACWIPSPLLFFAVKAADAEAVKILLERGARTDVRLPSKLRGLTPLHIAVSIPGEEGVQITRYLLHSAPDLDARAEDVNEAYGPDQIPLPQTREAKLSRGVTVHLKNETGPPKEYFSSYSGPVPEEGGRSALHIACEREDNCEHARDVIRLLLMHKANPNTLWSGHSPLSLAIASGNDLAVVELLKHGADPNLPLRGAVRSALCTAVSTRYEQKRTKAQRIALVDKLLEAGADILAPVTLREGRQKAVGTAVDYAYFEYYQDRRIAHTPYHVLTASEREIFQKRQSLIEHITGKLRERVILKEGEWNKEELRRSKKLDSNIRTSASKKKWGSHHAEEVRIPFFKYCYQCGRSVGVQLTPCIHCHEIFTCSEACRRKSWKERHRRECSGLPGVFECTKSYYMVLGVRSKVVEGYVVFSLMILAKQADLSQLFLSGQMLQSSDHLCNPTLDSLH, encoded by the exons ATGGAGGCCGGCGCCGAGCGAGTTTCCAGTCAACCGGCGGCCGAGGGCGGCGAGGAGGAGGCGGAGACGGCCGGCGGCAGCTGGCCTGGGGGTGGCAGTGGCGAG AGATACATGGGACAGTTTTACGTGGACCATCGCCATGGGAAGGGGATTTGCTACTGGCCTGACGGTTCCAAATTCACTGGAACATTTTATCTCAGCCATATAGAAGGCTATGGGACTCTGGAATGGAAGAACGGGAGAAAATTTCAG GGGCTGTACAAATTTGATGAGCGATTTGGACCAGGAATCGAGAGCTATCCAGATGGCTATCAGGATGTTGGCTTGTGGCTGAGGAATCATCTAATTAAACTGTGTACTGAAGTACctggttatttttctctcttggatTATCCAGAACACTTCAGATATGTTGATGCCAGTTCTCAAAGGAAGTATATTTCTGTTGAGGAGGACCCATTTCTCCGTAGCTATAAACATCTCCCTTTTCATGACAAGAATATTTTGCCTGAAGGAGTCTTTGGCTATTCCCGTAACACAGATCATCTTACTTTGACTCGCACCTTTCTGAAAGAGTGTGATGCTTCATATTTCCAGAATACTTCAAAGCTATCTGAGGAAGACCTTTGGCCTGTTGCCAATGTAACCCCCTTACTCGTCAGAATGCAGATGCATATTTATAAACACAG GTGCTGTGAAGCAGAGTTTGCTTCAGATGTCAGCTTCATTCTCAGTGGAGTCCGCAGTACTTATGGGCCTCCAGGCCCCAAGGAGCTTGCCTCAGAGCAGTTaattcagaaagcagcaaaaggagaCTTTGATGGAGTCTATACGATTCTGAGGGATGAGCTTGCTCATCCAGACGTAGCAGACAAACATGGATacacagcacttgctgctgctgct GTTAATTCCCACAATGATATTGTTAATCTTCTTCTCGATAGTGGAGCCGATGTGAATAAGTATAGTGATGAAGGATTATCTGCTCTCTCCATATGCTTTATTCTGTATTATCCAGCAGAATCTTTTAAGGGTAATATTGCTGAGAGGAACTTGCACAAATACAAG GAGAACGAACAATCACAACCATCAGAAACAACTAAATTGTCTGAAGGCATAATCTCAAA ACAGAAGAAGAGATGGGCCACaatccagctgctgctttgccGAGGTGCAGATCCCAATGCCTGCTGGATACCATCACCCCTTCTGTTCTTTGCTGTTAAAGCTGCAGATGCAGAAGCAGTGAAAATCCTCTTAGAAAGGGGAGCCAGGACTGATGTGCGGCTTCCATCCAAG ttaaggGGTTTAACCCCTCTCCATATAGCTGTATCTATTCCTGGGGAGGAAGGGGTCCAGATAACACGGTACCTCCTGCATTCTGCCCCAGATCTTGATGCAAGGGCAGAAGATGTAAATGAGGCATATGGTCCAGACCAG ATTCCTCTGCCTCAAACCAGAGAAGCCAAATTATCCCGTGGTGTCACTGTGCACCTGAAGAATGAAACAGGACCACCAAAAGAGTACTTCTCCTCCTATAGTGGTCCTGTTCCAGAAGAAGGTGGAAGGAGTGCATTGCATATTGCATGTGAAAGAGAGGATAACTGTGAG CATGCTAGAGATGTTATCCGCCTCCTTTTAATGCATAAGGCAAATCCAAATACACTGTGGAGTGGCCATTCACCACTTTCCTTAGCAATTGCCAGTGGGAATGATTTG GCAGTGGTTGAACTCCTCAAACATGGTGCTGATCCAAATCTGCCATTAAGAGGAGCAGTAAGAAGTGCCCTTTGTACAGCTGTCAGTACCAGATATGAACAGAAGAGAACGAAAGCACAGAGGATTGCTTTG gttGATAAGCTGCTTGAAGCTGGTGCAGATATCCTAGCACCAGTAACTCTTAGGGAAGGACGGCAAAAAGCAGTGGGAACAGCTGTTGATTATGCCTATTTTGAATATTACCAG GATAGGAGAATTGCTCACACACCATACCATGTACTGACAGCATCTGAGCGGGAGATTTTTCAAAAACGCCAGTCACTGATAGAACACATTACTGGGAAGCTCCGTGAGCGTGTCATCCTGAAAGAGGGAGAATGGAATAAAGAAGAGTTGAGAAGATCCAAGAAAT TGGATTCAAATATTCGTACATCTGCTTCAAAGAAGAAATGGGGGAGCCATCATGCGGAAGAAGTGAG GataccattttttaaatactgctaTCAGTGCGGACGTTCTGTTGGTGTTCAGCTGACACCTTGCATTCATTGCCATGAAATCTTCACTTGCAGTGAAGCTTGCAGAAGGAAATCCTGGAAGGAGCGGCATAGGCGTGAATGTTCAGGATTGCCGG